In Mustela nigripes isolate SB6536 chromosome 10, MUSNIG.SB6536, whole genome shotgun sequence, one DNA window encodes the following:
- the IQGAP3 gene encoding ras GTPase-activating-like protein IQGAP3, translated as MERRRAGAGPALYERLTAEEMDEQRRQNVAYQYLCRLEEAKRWMEACLKEELPSPVELEESLRNGVLLAKLGHCFAPAVVPLKKIYDAEQLRYQATGLHFRHTDNINFWLSAVAHIGLPSTFLPETTDIYDKKNMPRAIYCIHALSLFLFRLGLAPQIHDLYGKVKFSAEELSNMAAELAKYGLQLPAFSKIGGILASELSVDQAAVHAAVLAINEAVERGVVEDTLAALQNPNALLGNLREPLAAIYQELLAQAKAEKAASAQTRGGRESWDVYDRFLTQAEIQGNINHVNVHGALEAVDDALERQSPEALLEALLDPALALQGLRRNFAGWYLEQLSSDREQKAQELGLLELLEKEEVQAGVAAANMKGDQEQAMLQAVCRINRAIQRGVAAATVEELMCPEAQLPPVYPSAPAVYQQELRALQQQRGGELGHEELFVAVEMLSAVVLINQALEAGDVGGFWSSLVNPASGLAEVERENAQRYFDGLAELRRALAGAILSWNNLQATVHRVNAQVQEETDQVLAVSLINEALDQGSPEKTLSALLLPSAGLEDISLPVAPRYHLLLVAAKRQKAQATGDPGALLWLEEIRQEVVRANQDTDAAQRMALGVAAINQAIREGKAGQTERVLRNPAVALRGVVPNCADSYQRVLEAAMAKKRHPGAPALWVRHGMKDGSAYYFHLQTLQGTWEPPSGCRLNTSHLTREEIQSAVTKVTTAHDRQQLWKANIGFVIRLQARLRGFLVRQEFAERAHFLRTWLPAVVKIQAHWRGYRQRKAYLERLQYFRAHSDAVIKIQAWARAWAARRRYRRRLGFFQKNVESIVKIQAFFRARKARDDYRTLVHAAHPPLRLVCKFAHLLNQSQEDFLAEAELLKLQEEVVRKIRSNQQLQQDLNLMDIKIGLLVKNRVTLQELVSHCKKLTKKNKEQLAGLMVLDRQRGLKSLSKEKRQKLEAYQHLLYLLQTQPIYLARLIFHMPQSKTTKFMESVVFSLYNYASSCREAYLLLQLFKTALQEEIRSKVERPQDMVTGDPTVVRLVVRFYRNGRGQSALREILGRVIQDVLGDKTLSVHTDPVHLYKSWVNQSEAQTGQCSHLPYDVTPEQALSHPEVQRRLDISLRSLLALTDRFLAAIMSSVEHIPYGMRYVAKVLKTTLAERFPAASEDEVYKVVGNLLYYRFLNPAVVAPDAFDIVAVAAGGALAPSQRHTLGAVAQVLQHAAAGKAFSGPSRHLRALNDYLEDTHIKFRRFMCRACRVPEPEERFAMDEYSDMVAVAKPVVYITVGELLNTHRLLLEHQDWVAPEHCDPLHELLEDLGELPTVSDLIGEGVAAAGNEDPAKLEVSLTLTNKFEGVETDAGDTGAQSLLLSTKQMLADIMQFQPGDSLQEMLSLPATAEQEAAHKQLTAERQARESQTPEPLRRHRSLSAHALLPLADKRRRVLRNLRRLESLGLVSARDGYQGLVDGLAKDIRNQRRHRQRRKAELGKLQATLQGLDAKTAFYEEQGDYYSQYIRACLDQLAPRCTSSGKGKKRPALRYTAAQLLEKGVLVEIEDLPASHFRNVIFDITPGDEAGKFEVNTKFLGVDMERFQLHYQDLLQLQYEGVAVMKLFNKAKVNVNLLIFLLNKKLLRQ; from the exons CTGGATGGAGGCCTGCCTGAAGGAGGAGCTCCCTTCGCCGGTGGAGCTGGAGGAGAGCCTCCGGAACGGAGTGCTGCTGGCCAAGCTGGGCCACTGTTTTGCGCCCGCCGTGGTCCCCTTGAAGAAGATCTATGATGCGGAGCAGCTGCGCTaccag GCCACCGGCTTGCACTTCCGGCACACGGACAACATCAACTTCTGGCTGTCTGCAGTAGCCCATATCGGCCTGCCTTCG ACTTTCCTCCCGGAGACCACAGACATTTATGACAAGAAGAACATGCCCCGGGCAATCTACTGCATCCACGCGCTCAG tcTCTTCCTCTTCCGGCTGGGACTGGCCCCGCAGATCCACGATCTGTATGGGAAAGTGAAGTTCTCAG CCGAGGAGCTCAGCAACATGGCCGCCGAGCTGGCCAAGTACGGCCTCCAGctgcctgccttcagcaagaTCGGGGGCATCCTGGCCAGTGAACTGTCGGTGGACCAGGCTGCGG TCCACGCCGCCGTGCTCGCCATCAACGAGGCAGTGGAGCGGGGGGTGGTCGAGGACACCCTGGCGGCCTTGCAGAATCCCAACGCGCTGCTGGGGAATCTCCGAGAGCCTCTGGCGGCCATCTACCAGGAGCTGCTGGCCCAGGCCAAGGCGGAGAAGGCCGCCAGTGCCCAGACCCGC gggggcagagagagctgggaCGTGTATGACCGCTTCCTGACTCAGGCTGAGATCCAAGGCAACATCAACCACGTCAATG TCCATGGGGCTCTAGAAGCTGTTGATGATGCCCTAGAGAGACAGAGCCCCGAGGCCTTGCTGGAGGCCCTTCTGGACCCAGCGCTGGCCCTGCAAGGGCTCAGGAGAAACTTTGCTGGCTGGTACTTGGAACAGCTGAGCTCAGACAGAGAACAGAAAGCACAG gagCTGGGCCTACTGGAGCTTTTGGAAAAGGAGGAGGTCCAGGCTGGTGTGGCTGCAGCCAACATGAAGGGTGATCAGGAACAAGCCA tGCTCCAGGCCGTGTGCAGGATCAACAGAGCCATCCAGCGGGGAGTGGCAGCTGCCACCGTGGAGGAGCTGATGTGCCCAGAAGCCCAGCTGCCTCCCGTGTACCCCAGCGCCCCAGCCGTGTACCAGCAGGAGCTAAGGGCGCTCCAGCAGCAGCGGGGCGGG GAGCTCGGCCACGAGGAGCTCTTCGTGGCGGTGGAGATGCTGTCAGCTGTGGTCCTGATCAACCAGGCCCTGGAGGCCGGGGACGTCGGTGGCTTCTGGAGCAGTCTGGTGAACCCCGCCAGCGGCCTTGCCGAGGTGGAAAGAGAGAATGCTCAGCG TTACTTTGATGGTCTGGCGGAGCTGCGCCGGGCGCTGGCCGGGGCCATCCTGAGCTGGAACAACCTGCAGGCCACTGTGCACCGGGTCAACGCCCAGGTCCAGGAAGAGACTGACC AGGTCCTTGCCGTCAGCCTCATCAACGAGGCTCTGGACCAGGGCAGCCCCGAGAAGACCCTGTCTGCCCTCCTGCTTCCCTCGGCTGGCCTGGAGGACATCAGCCTTCCTGTCGCCCCTCGGTACCATCTCCTTCTCGTGGCAGCCAAGAGGCAGAAGGCCCAG GCgactggggaccctggagcacTGCTGTGGCTAGAAGAGATCCGCCAGGAGGTGGTGAGAGCCAACCAGGACACAGACGCCGCACAAAGAA TGGCTCTTGGTGTGGCCGCCATCAATCAGGCCATCAGGGAAGGCAAAGCAGGCCAGACGGAGCGGGTGTTAAGGAACCCTGCCGTGGCCCTCCGAGGGGTGGTTCCCAACTGTGCTGACAGCTACCAGCGGGTCTTGGAAGCCGCCATGGCAAAGAAGAGGCACCCAG GAGCCCCGGCACTCTGGGTCCGACACGGCATGAAGGACGGCTCCGCCTACTACTTCCACCTGCAGACCTTGCAGGGGACCTGGGAGCCGCCCTCCGGCTGCCGCCTGAACACGTCCCACCTGACTCGGGAGGAGATCCAG TCGGCCGTCACCAAGGTCACCACAGCGCATGACCGCCAGCAGCTCTGGAAGGCCAACATCGGCTTCGTCATCCGGCTCCAGGCCCGCCTGCGGGGCTTCCTGGTCCGGCAGGAGTTTGCAGAGCGCGCCCACTTTCTGAGGACCTGGCTGCCGGCCGTCGTCAAGATCCAG GCTCACTGGCGGGGGTACAGGCAGCGGAAGGCGTACCTGGAGCGGCTGCAGTATTTCAGAGCCCACTCGGATGCTGTCATCAAG ATCCAGGCCTGGGCCCGGGCATGGGCAGCTCGGAGGCGATACCGGAGGCGTCTGGGATTCTTCCAGAAGAAC GTTGAGTCCATCGTGAAGATCCAGGCATTTTTCCGCGCGCGGAAGGCCCGCGATGACTACAGGACGTTAG TGCACGCAGCCCATCCGCCTCTCCGCCTGGTGTGCAAATTTGCCCACCTCCTGAATCAAAGCCAGGAGGACTTCCTGGCGGAGGCCGAGCTGCTGAAGCTCCAGGAGGAAGTGGTTCGGAAGATCCGGTCCAATCAGCAGCTCCAGCAGGACCTCAACCTCATGGACATCAAGATCGGCCTGCTGGTCAAGAACCGGGTCACCCTGCAG GAGCTGGTCTCCCACTGCAAGAAGCTGACCAAGAAGAACAAGGAGCAGCTGGCAGGCCTGATGGTCCTGGACAGGCAGAGGGGGCTGAAGTCACTGAGcaaagagaagaggcagaagctgGAAGCGTACCAGCACCTCCTGTACCTGCTCCAG ACTCAGCCCATCTACCTGGCCAGGCTCATCTTCCACATGCCACAGAGCAAAACCACCAAGTTCATGGAGTCCGTGGTCTTCAGCCTCTACAACTACGCCTCCAGCTGCCGTGAGGCCTACCTGCTACTGCAGCTGTTCAAGACGGCGCTGCAGGAGGAGATCAG GTCAAAGGTGGAGCGGCCCCAGGACATGGTGACTGGTGACCCCACggtggtgaggctggtggtgagGTTCTACCGGAACGGGCGCGGCCAGAGTGCCCTGCGGGAGATCCTGGGCCGGGTCATCCAGGACGTGCTGGGGGACAAGACGCTGAGTGTCCACACAGACCCCGTTCACCTCTACAAGAGCTGGGTCAACCAGAGCGAGGCCCAGACCGGACAGTGCAG CCACCTCCCTTACGATGTCACCCCAGAGCAGGCCTTGAGCCACCCCGAGGTCCAGCGGCGGCTGGACATCTCCCTCCGCAGCCTCCTCGCCCTGACCGACAGGTTCCTGGCAGCCATCATGTCCTCTGTGGAGCACATTCC GTATGGGATGCGCTATGTGGCCAAGGTCCTGAAGACCACCCTGGCAGAGAGGTTTCCTGCCGCCTCGGAGGACGAGGTCTACAAG GTGGTCGGGAACCTCCTATACTACCGTTTCCTGAACCCAGCTGTCGTGGCCCCTGACGCCTTCGACATCGTGGCTGTGGCAGCGGGCGGCGCCCTGGCCCCCTCCCAGCGCCACACGCTCGGGGCCGTGGCTCAGGTCCTACAGCACGCGGCTGCGGGCAAGGCCTTCTCCGGGCCGAGCCGCCATCTGCGGGCCTTGAACGACTACCTAGAGGACACCCACATCAAGTTCAG GAGGTTCATGTGCCGAGCCTGCCGGGTCCCAGAGCCGGAGGAGCGCTTTGCGATGGACGAGTACTCAGACATGGTGGCCGTGGCCAAGCCCGTGGTGTACATCACCGTTGGGGAGCTGCTCAACACGCACAGG CTGCTGCTAGAGCACCAGGACTGGGTCGCCCCCGAGCACTGCGACCCCTTGCATGAGCTCCTGGAGGACCTCGGGGAGCTGCCCACCGTCTCCGACCTCATCG gGGAGGGCGTGGCCGCCGCTGGGAACGAGGACCCAGCCAAGCTGGAGGTGTCCCTGACCCTTACCAACAAGTTTGAAGGGGTGGAGACGGACGCCGGCGACACTGGTGCCCAGAGCCTGCTTCTGAG cACCAAGCAGATGCTGGCGGACATCATGCAGTTCCAGCCTGGGGACTCTCTCCAGGAGATGCTGTCCCTCCCTGCGACCGCAGAGCAG GAAGCGGCCCACAAGCAGCTGACGGCCGAGCGGCAGGCGCGCGAGAGCCAGACCCCGGAGCCCCTGCGCCGGCACCGCTCACTGAGCGCACACGCCCTCCTGCCCCTGGCCGACAAGCGGCGGCGCGTCCTGCGGAACCTGCGCCGGCTGGAGAGCCTGGGGCTGGTCAGTGCCCGCGACGGCTACCAGGGTCTGGTGGACGGACTGGCCAAG gaCATCCGCAACCAGCGCCGGCACCGGCAGCGGCggaaggcagagctggggaagcTGCAGGCCACACTCCAGGGCCTGGACGCCAAGACCGCCTTCTACGAAGAGCAAGGCGACTACTACAGCCAGTACATCCGGGCCTGCCTGGACCAGCTGGCCCCCCGCTGCAC GAGTtctgggaaagggaagaagcGGCCGGCCCTCCGTTACACCGCTGCCCAGCTGCTGGAGAAGGGTGTCCTGGTGGAAATCGAGGATCTTCCCGCCTCTCA CTTCCGAAACGTGATCTTTGACATCACCCCTGGAGACGAGGCAGGCAAGTTCGAAGTGAACACCAAGTTCCTGGGCGTGGACATGGAGCGGTTTCAGCTTCACTACCAG GACCTCCTGCAGCTCCAGTATGAAGGTGTAGCTGTTATGAAACTCTTCAACAAGGCCAAGGTCAATGTCAAcctcctcatcttccttctcAACAAGAAACTCCTGCGGCAGTGA